Proteins found in one Petrotoga sibirica DSM 13575 genomic segment:
- a CDS encoding ABC transporter permease, giving the protein MLLYIACVSAVRGINQDYILSARSLGANQMNVFFKIVLPACLPEIFTGIRTSFGVAYTTLVSSEMVAATSGIGWMVIETLKELI; this is encoded by the coding sequence TTGCTCCTATATATAGCGTGTGTTTCCGCTGTGAGAGGAATAAACCAAGATTATATATTGAGTGCAAGATCCTTGGGAGCAAATCAAATGAATGTGTTTTTTAAAATTGTGTTACCTGCATGTCTACCAGAAATATTTACTGGGATTAGAACTTCTTTTGGTGTTGCATACACAACTCTTGTTTCTTCTGAAATGGTTGCAGCTACATCGGGTATCGGCTGGATGGTAATTGAGACATTAAAAGAGTTAATTTAG
- a CDS encoding YjjG family noncanonical pyrimidine nucleotidase, with protein MKDQVKMIYFDLDHTLWDFESNSQEALKWIYQKYGVVFRGTSLDKFVESYKKINKQLWEMYRKKELGQQELKLLRFEITLNALKIKHREDLIEEMNSTYLEILSKQKLLVDGALETLEYLKDKYELGILTNGFRKTQIDKMKSSGISDYFSILVSSEDVGFPKPDEKIFNYAILMSKKSKDEIVYIGDDLENDILPAIKCGIDAIWFKNHEESLQIQEKDVLSISKLIELKNIL; from the coding sequence TTGAAAGACCAAGTAAAGATGATCTACTTTGATTTAGATCACACCCTATGGGATTTTGAAAGTAATTCACAAGAAGCATTGAAGTGGATCTATCAAAAGTACGGTGTCGTTTTTCGAGGAACATCTTTGGATAAGTTTGTGGAATCTTACAAAAAAATAAATAAACAACTATGGGAAATGTATAGGAAAAAAGAATTAGGTCAGCAAGAATTAAAACTTCTTCGTTTTGAAATTACTTTAAATGCTTTAAAAATAAAGCATAGAGAGGATTTGATAGAAGAGATGAATAGTACATACCTAGAAATCTTATCGAAGCAAAAACTTCTCGTTGATGGTGCATTGGAAACTTTGGAATATTTGAAAGATAAGTATGAATTAGGAATTTTGACAAATGGCTTTAGAAAAACTCAAATTGATAAAATGAAAAGTTCCGGAATATCTGATTATTTTAGTATTTTAGTTAGTTCTGAAGATGTCGGTTTTCCTAAACCTGATGAAAAGATTTTTAATTATGCAATTTTAATGTCGAAAAAATCTAAAGATGAAATCGTCTACATTGGTGATGATCTTGAAAATGACATCTTACCAGCAATAAAATGTGGAATTGATGCCATTTGGTTTAAAAATCATGAGGAGTCTCTTCAAATCCAAGAGAAGGATGTCCTCAGTATATCCAAGCTTATAGAACTAAAAAATATACTTTAA
- the minD gene encoding septum site-determining protein MinD has product MENAKVFVITSGKGGVGKTTIVANLGATLAKKGYNVCLIDADIGLKNLDLILGLENRIVYTIMDVVRGNKTVMEALVKHKQLKNLSLLASSQIANKDLMSPQDMSNIVSKLSKHFHYIIIDSPAGIERGFQNAVSSAQHAIVVTTPDLTAISDADRVVGLLENQGYTDDHISLIVNRLKLRLVKRNEMLSADDIKEALALNLIGIIPDSEEILLSSNEGVPISTNQEAKLYSVFNNISDRILGKDVPLEKDLIDVDHTPQGFIEFIKRIFRRG; this is encoded by the coding sequence ATGGAAAATGCAAAGGTGTTTGTTATTACCTCCGGAAAAGGAGGAGTTGGTAAAACTACTATCGTAGCTAATTTGGGAGCCACCTTAGCAAAAAAAGGATACAATGTGTGCCTTATAGACGCAGATATTGGATTAAAAAATCTGGATTTGATTTTGGGTTTGGAAAATAGAATAGTTTACACTATAATGGATGTTGTAAGGGGTAACAAAACTGTTATGGAAGCACTCGTAAAACACAAACAATTAAAAAACCTCTCTCTACTGGCTTCTTCTCAAATTGCTAATAAGGACTTAATGTCTCCTCAAGATATGAGCAATATAGTTTCTAAACTCTCTAAACATTTCCATTATATTATTATAGATTCTCCTGCCGGAATAGAAAGAGGGTTCCAAAATGCTGTTTCATCTGCACAACACGCTATAGTTGTTACTACACCAGACTTGACTGCTATAAGCGATGCAGATAGAGTCGTAGGGTTACTTGAAAATCAAGGTTATACAGACGACCACATTTCACTAATTGTAAATCGATTAAAATTGAGACTGGTTAAAAGAAACGAAATGCTTTCTGCTGATGATATTAAAGAAGCGTTAGCACTGAATTTAATTGGAATCATACCTGATAGTGAGGAAATTTTACTTTCTTCCAACGAAGGAGTTCCAATATCAACGAACCAAGAAGCCAAACTCTATTCGGTTTTCAATAATATAAGCGATAGAATTCTAGGAAAAGATGTACCATTAGAAAAAGATTTGATTGATGTTGATCATACCCCTCAAGGATTTATAGAATTTATCAAAAGAATCTTCAGAAGAGGGTGA
- a CDS encoding chorismate mutase, whose protein sequence is MSFEYKIVGIRGATSLTEDHPMELTEKVLELWNEIMDKNDISRIISVIFSVTPDIKSLNPATILREKLDLNNVPFMSLEEASFNDSREKIIRALIICESSTHNFVYLHEAKNLRTKKE, encoded by the coding sequence ATGAGTTTTGAATATAAGATCGTAGGAATTAGGGGAGCAACTTCTTTAACAGAAGATCATCCGATGGAATTAACAGAAAAAGTTTTAGAACTATGGAACGAAATAATGGATAAAAACGATATATCACGTATAATATCGGTTATTTTTTCTGTTACACCTGACATTAAAAGTCTCAATCCTGCTACCATCCTACGCGAGAAATTAGATCTGAATAACGTTCCTTTTATGAGTTTAGAAGAAGCTTCCTTTAATGATTCTCGAGAAAAAATAATTAGGGCGCTGATTATTTGTGAAAGCAGCACCCACAATTTTGTATACTTACACGAGGCGAAGAACTTAAGAACAAAAAAAGAATAA
- a CDS encoding ABC transporter ATP-binding protein → MLGPSGCGKSTLLRVIAGFIPLTSGKCLMHENPIEWPDWHRGVVFQAPTLYPWLTVKGNIEFGPKSRGVPKDKIEEISKFFIQEVDLTGFEEKYPFELSGGMKQRVALARVLANYPEVILMDEPFGSLDAFTRSNMQNLIRNIWKENNCSIFFITHDVDEALMLGTKVLVMSPRPGKIIKEFTLDFTKKLLTQKAKYILHSDEYFNTKSEILDLINSQSEI, encoded by the coding sequence ATTTTAGGGCCTTCCGGTTGCGGAAAAAGTACTTTGCTAAGAGTGATAGCAGGTTTCATCCCATTAACTTCTGGAAAATGTTTGATGCATGAAAACCCTATAGAATGGCCAGACTGGCATAGAGGAGTTGTATTTCAGGCCCCCACACTCTATCCATGGTTGACTGTTAAAGGAAATATAGAATTTGGGCCAAAAAGTAGGGGAGTTCCAAAAGATAAAATTGAAGAAATTTCTAAATTCTTTATTCAAGAAGTTGATCTCACGGGTTTTGAAGAAAAATATCCTTTTGAGCTTTCAGGAGGAATGAAGCAGAGAGTAGCTCTTGCAAGGGTGTTAGCAAATTATCCTGAAGTTATCTTAATGGATGAACCTTTTGGATCCTTAGACGCATTTACTAGGAGCAATATGCAAAATTTGATTAGAAATATTTGGAAAGAAAATAATTGCAGTATATTTTTTATAACCCATGATGTAGACGAAGCTTTGATGTTAGGGACAAAAGTTTTGGTAATGTCTCCTAGACCTGGGAAAATAATAAAAGAATTCACCTTAGATTTTACTAAAAAGTTGCTAACTCAAAAAGCAAAATATATACTTCATTCAGACGAATATTTTAATACAAAAAGCGAAATTTTAGATTTAATAAATTCTCAAAGTGAAATATAA
- a CDS encoding L7Ae/L30e/S12e/Gadd45 family ribosomal protein, with amino-acid sequence MGNENSLREQKILSYTGFAAKANKIVYGKRGLRNYIRSFQRKKVILIPKDTGSRVKLDVIKHCQIFDVPYIELNYTKSDLAKTLGKQNISVVGITDENIIEGILKTIQ; translated from the coding sequence ATGGGGAATGAGAATTCCTTAAGGGAACAAAAGATCTTGAGTTATACGGGTTTTGCTGCTAAAGCAAATAAGATTGTTTATGGTAAGCGAGGATTGAGAAATTATATTCGTTCATTTCAAAGAAAGAAAGTAATACTTATTCCAAAGGATACTGGTTCCAGAGTGAAACTAGATGTAATCAAACATTGTCAAATTTTCGATGTACCTTATATAGAATTAAACTACACAAAGTCGGATTTGGCTAAAACTCTTGGTAAACAAAATATAAGTGTCGTTGGAATTACAGATGAAAATATTATCGAAGGAATATTGAAAACGATTCAATAG
- a CDS encoding pyridoxal-phosphate-dependent aminotransferase family protein — translation MAKLVRKNYLMAPGPTPVPIDLLLEGARDTIHHRTPQYLEIQSKALENLKYLFQTKNNVYTLASSGTGAMEAAVANLISPGDTAIAVNGGKFGERWCELCKAYGANLVEIDVEWGKYVRVEQIKKELEKHPETRAVFTTLSETSTGVVNPIKEIAEIVKGTDAVLVVDAISGMLAEPLKMDEWNIDVVVTGVQKGFMMPPGVAMIALSEKAMKIVENSNNHRYYFDLRAYKKSFPDSPYTPPVNLVYQLAQATETLKQETIENVWERHRILAEATRAAINAMNLELFAERPGNILTAIKVPQNVDGKGIVKFLRDDWGVTFAGGQSQLKGKIIRIAHLGYMSKFDIIIAVSALEMAFNKFGFEVELGKGVKAAEEVFMKEGV, via the coding sequence GTGGCAAAGTTGGTAAGAAAGAACTATCTCATGGCTCCAGGGCCAACCCCTGTTCCAATCGACCTTTTATTGGAAGGTGCGAGGGATACCATCCACCATAGGACCCCACAATATTTGGAAATTCAGAGCAAAGCCCTGGAAAATCTCAAATATCTTTTTCAAACAAAAAATAACGTATACACCTTAGCTTCTTCCGGAACAGGAGCGATGGAAGCTGCAGTTGCTAACCTTATTTCACCAGGCGATACAGCTATCGCTGTAAATGGAGGTAAATTTGGAGAAAGATGGTGCGAATTATGTAAAGCTTACGGTGCTAATTTAGTTGAAATCGATGTAGAATGGGGAAAATATGTTCGGGTGGAACAAATAAAAAAAGAACTAGAAAAGCACCCAGAAACAAGAGCTGTTTTCACCACCTTAAGCGAAACCTCTACAGGAGTTGTGAATCCCATCAAAGAAATAGCCGAAATTGTAAAAGGAACCGATGCAGTTTTAGTTGTCGATGCTATTTCTGGAATGCTTGCTGAACCTTTAAAAATGGATGAATGGAACATAGATGTTGTAGTAACTGGGGTTCAAAAAGGATTTATGATGCCTCCAGGAGTAGCAATGATAGCGTTAAGTGAAAAAGCAATGAAGATTGTTGAAAATTCCAACAACCATAGATATTACTTCGACTTAAGAGCATATAAAAAGAGTTTCCCAGATTCTCCTTACACCCCTCCTGTTAACCTTGTTTATCAATTAGCCCAAGCAACCGAGACACTAAAACAAGAAACAATTGAAAATGTTTGGGAAAGACACAGAATTCTAGCTGAAGCAACAAGGGCTGCTATCAACGCCATGAACTTAGAACTTTTTGCAGAAAGACCAGGAAATATTCTTACAGCAATAAAAGTACCACAGAATGTCGACGGAAAAGGTATTGTTAAATTTTTGAGAGATGACTGGGGAGTGACCTTCGCCGGCGGTCAGTCACAACTAAAAGGAAAAATAATAAGAATTGCTCATCTTGGCTACATGTCTAAATTTGATATTATTATTGCTGTAAGCGCCTTGGAAATGGCCTTTAATAAATTTGGCTTTGAGGTTGAATTAGGTAAAGGCGTAAAAGCTGCCGAAGAAGTTTTTATGAAAGAGGGGGTTTGA
- a CDS encoding ferredoxin — MKIVIDKEACIGDAICESLCPDVFQMADDGKAEVIDEQSDAPCVQDAIDACPTEAISIEE, encoded by the coding sequence ATGAAGATAGTTATTGACAAAGAAGCTTGTATAGGAGACGCTATATGTGAAAGTTTATGTCCAGACGTATTCCAAATGGCTGATGATGGAAAAGCTGAAGTTATTGATGAGCAAAGTGACGCACCATGCGTGCAAGATGCCATAGATGCTTGCCCAACTGAAGCCATAAGTATCGAAGAATAA
- a CDS encoding secondary thiamine-phosphate synthase enzyme YjbQ: MTYTYSLKTHNREEMIEITNYIQESVENSKIEEGILIVYVPHTTAAVTINENADPSVRKDITYFLRDKIPKSKEYSHLEGNADSHIKSTLIGQSLTLIIENGRLLLGTWQGIYFCEFDGPRNRNFMVKIIKG; encoded by the coding sequence ATGACATACACCTACTCTTTAAAAACACATAATAGAGAAGAAATGATCGAGATAACAAATTATATTCAGGAAAGTGTCGAAAATTCAAAAATAGAAGAGGGAATTTTGATAGTATACGTACCGCATACAACTGCGGCTGTAACAATCAACGAGAACGCAGATCCTTCTGTAAGAAAAGACATAACCTATTTTCTAAGAGATAAAATCCCTAAAAGTAAAGAATATTCTCATCTCGAAGGTAATGCTGACTCGCATATAAAATCAACGCTTATTGGGCAATCTTTGACCTTAATTATTGAAAATGGAAGGCTTTTATTGGGGACATGGCAAGGAATCTATTTCTGCGAGTTTGATGGTCCAAGAAATAGAAATTTTATGGTAAAAATAATCAAAGGTTAA
- a CDS encoding alpha-amylase family glycosyl hydrolase: MFLGYHILTKFFKNGELSNDSPKESYLYYEKNAIDGDLQGIIQKLDYLKELGIDLIYLGPIFKSKTTHGYDITNYFSISENISSNSEEEAKAIFAKLIENAHKRGIKVIIDLVLNHASKEFDFDSVPKNLSVKTESPRSPQEERWQMSFLFWNLDDEDTREFLIRVGEYWLKNFELDGFRLDHALGLPLNFLEEFSIRMKKIKKDVTILGEVWEDEGDKLKNFNLLKKFKGNDAQRFTSMFDFATYDTIKEVLGKKNGSLLELYNQIVLSNQLNEKEFQLTYFIENHDLPRFIDICQDIETFYITLGLLMALTGNVMLEYGNEIALKGDQTIHNFHESGRVAMKFKEDWSEQEKKTFNYCKNLVDLRKVHSSLSSGSYELINSEENLLIFKKKTTYDEIKVLIYTGEQAYQLDKEYFDLISNNKVLKLKRGIYYLQ; the protein is encoded by the coding sequence ATGTTTTTAGGATATCATATTCTTACAAAATTTTTTAAAAACGGAGAATTATCAAACGATTCTCCAAAAGAAAGCTATCTTTATTACGAAAAAAATGCAATAGATGGAGATCTTCAAGGTATCATTCAAAAATTAGACTATCTAAAAGAGCTTGGGATAGATTTGATATATCTTGGACCCATTTTTAAGAGTAAAACTACCCATGGGTACGATATCACCAATTATTTTTCTATTTCAGAAAATATAAGTTCCAATTCCGAAGAAGAAGCTAAAGCCATCTTTGCAAAACTTATTGAAAATGCTCATAAAAGAGGGATAAAGGTTATTATCGATCTAGTACTTAACCATGCCTCAAAGGAGTTTGATTTTGATTCCGTCCCCAAAAATTTGAGTGTTAAAACCGAATCTCCACGTTCACCCCAAGAAGAAAGATGGCAAATGTCCTTTTTGTTCTGGAATCTAGACGATGAAGATACAAGAGAATTTTTAATAAGAGTTGGAGAGTATTGGCTAAAAAACTTTGAATTAGATGGATTTAGATTGGATCATGCTTTGGGATTGCCATTAAACTTTTTAGAGGAATTTTCTATAAGGATGAAAAAAATAAAAAAAGATGTCACAATTTTAGGTGAAGTATGGGAAGACGAAGGAGATAAGTTAAAAAATTTTAATCTCCTTAAAAAGTTCAAAGGGAATGATGCTCAACGTTTTACTAGTATGTTTGATTTTGCTACATACGATACCATTAAAGAAGTTTTAGGGAAGAAAAATGGATCATTATTAGAATTATACAACCAAATAGTATTATCAAACCAATTAAATGAAAAGGAATTTCAGCTAACTTATTTTATAGAAAATCACGATCTTCCAAGGTTCATAGATATATGCCAAGATATAGAAACATTTTACATCACGCTTGGTTTATTAATGGCTCTTACAGGAAATGTGATGCTAGAATATGGCAATGAGATAGCTTTAAAAGGAGACCAAACAATTCATAATTTTCACGAAAGTGGAAGAGTTGCCATGAAATTCAAAGAAGATTGGTCAGAGCAAGAGAAAAAAACCTTCAATTACTGTAAAAATCTCGTTGATTTAAGAAAAGTTCACTCCTCTCTTTCATCAGGGAGTTATGAACTAATTAATTCAGAAGAAAATTTACTAATTTTTAAAAAGAAAACAACATATGACGAGATAAAAGTACTGATTTATACTGGAGAACAAGCATATCAATTGGATAAAGAATATTTTGACCTAATTAGTAATAACAAAGTTTTGAAATTAAAAAGAGGTATTTATTACCTACAATAA
- a CDS encoding D-2-hydroxyacid dehydrogenase yields the protein MKIHINDPLDENALKKLQKELPKDEITSEHFEKDVLKDKIKEIDVLIVRSATKVTKEILEHADKLKIIGRAGMGLDNIDVDTAKSKGITVLNTPGQNALSVAELVIGMVLDIYRHITRGTVGLKNEQWEKKQLKGLELSQKTVGIIGFGYVGKNLAQLLKGFQTNTLVYDVFEISAEEQKDYNVRQVSLEELLQNSDIISLHIPKNEKTYHFISEPQIKMMKDGAVIINAARGGVLDENAVLKYLKNGKLLGVGLDVFEEEPPKGDLYKELFALPNIVVTPHIGASTKEAQERVGINIVDRVVEEIKKLN from the coding sequence ATGAAAATTCATATAAACGACCCTTTGGATGAAAATGCCTTAAAAAAATTACAAAAGGAATTACCTAAAGATGAAATCACTTCAGAACATTTCGAAAAGGATGTTCTCAAAGATAAAATCAAAGAAATTGACGTATTAATAGTAAGAAGCGCAACTAAAGTAACAAAAGAAATATTAGAACATGCTGATAAGTTAAAGATTATAGGAAGAGCTGGCATGGGATTAGATAACATAGATGTTGACACAGCTAAATCGAAAGGTATAACAGTCTTAAATACGCCGGGCCAGAATGCTTTATCTGTTGCAGAATTAGTCATAGGTATGGTTTTAGATATTTACCGACATATTACAAGAGGGACGGTTGGTCTAAAAAATGAACAATGGGAAAAAAAACAACTAAAAGGATTGGAGTTGTCACAAAAAACCGTTGGTATCATTGGCTTTGGTTATGTAGGGAAAAATTTGGCACAATTACTAAAAGGTTTTCAGACCAATACTCTGGTGTATGATGTTTTTGAGATAAGCGCAGAAGAGCAAAAGGATTATAACGTTAGACAGGTATCTTTGGAGGAGTTACTTCAAAATTCTGACATTATTTCTTTACATATTCCAAAAAACGAAAAAACTTATCACTTTATAAGTGAACCCCAAATCAAAATGATGAAAGATGGTGCAGTAATAATTAATGCTGCAAGGGGAGGCGTCCTCGACGAGAATGCTGTGCTGAAATATCTGAAAAATGGTAAGCTCCTTGGAGTGGGATTAGATGTTTTCGAAGAAGAACCTCCAAAAGGTGATCTCTACAAGGAACTTTTTGCTTTACCAAACATTGTCGTAACACCCCATATAGGTGCTTCCACAAAAGAAGCCCAAGAAAGAGTTGGAATAAATATAGTAGACAGAGTGGTAGAAGAAATTAAGAAACTAAACTAA
- a CDS encoding YeeE/YedE thiosulfate transporter family protein, translating to MIFMFFITSLMIMGFLFNSDPTNYGLWIKPINFGLLRGAFLFGFGMSLSVCCATGVLTDLTMGFTRALITLIFFGIGVFLGFPIQRTAGWVTNSWKSCRRCLCSSKSKKA from the coding sequence ATGATTTTCATGTTTTTCATAACCTCCTTGATGATCATGGGATTTTTGTTTAATTCAGATCCAACTAATTACGGCCTTTGGATAAAACCAATTAATTTTGGTTTACTGCGGGGAGCCTTTCTTTTTGGTTTTGGTATGTCCCTGTCCGTTTGTTGTGCTACAGGTGTACTTACCGACTTAACTATGGGATTTACAAGAGCTTTGATAACGTTGATATTTTTTGGAATAGGTGTTTTTCTTGGATTTCCTATTCAAAGAACGGCTGGATGGGTTACTAATTCTTGGAAGAGTTGCAGGAGGTGCCTCTGTAGCAGCAAGAGCAAGAAGGCTTGA
- the infB gene encoding translation initiation factor IF-2 produces the protein MSKTRIYEVAKELGMSSKELMEFLEEELNISVKSHMSTIEEETVQVIKDLIEEERQAKKEVKNQKEPSKEKSKTSEKVKAKEKSEEEAVKEKPVREVTITTQEITLDILAKHLELEQNDIIKDMFMKGIVLRPGQKLDKTMSEEVAMNYNVILNFEVGKEETEEEKEIEGILAKKWNEIYKKEKDKLTLRPPVVTIMGHVDHGKTTLLDKIRNTHVADKEEGGITQSIGAYQIEYNSQKITFIDTPGHEAFTEMRARGAQVTDIVVLIIAADDGVMPQTIEAYNHAKSANVPIIVAINKIDKPNANVELTKQQMVSKLNLIPEDWGGDTITVPISAKTGKGIDELLEMIILVAEMQEIRCIPEGKARAVIIESRVDKAMGPLGTVIVKDGILKVGDDFISGYTYGRVRRLINDKGESLIGAAPSTPVQVLGFNDVPNTHSILYVVDSKEEARTLAEKIKEKEEEKTKGPAKRHVKLEDIMQKMEEEEKKKLNILLKASTYGEIEALRNAIQKFENPEINIEIIHAGIGPVSTSDIMLASASDAIVLGFRVKADSKALKMAEAEGIEVRRYNIIFDLIDDIKKALEGMLEPIQKEELTGNGVIKEEFKIKGVGKIAGVQVNEGYVQRDGGVRIYRNGGLVADVKIKSLKHYKDEVKSIEAPKECGIQFENFEDFSKGDELEFYKHVFVKRELGLEQKTK, from the coding sequence GTGTCGAAGACCCGAATATACGAAGTTGCGAAGGAGTTAGGAATGAGCTCCAAAGAATTAATGGAATTTTTAGAAGAGGAGTTAAATATCTCTGTCAAAAGTCATATGAGTACTATAGAAGAGGAAACAGTGCAGGTTATCAAGGATCTTATTGAGGAAGAAAGACAAGCCAAAAAGGAAGTCAAAAATCAAAAAGAACCGTCAAAAGAGAAGAGTAAAACTTCAGAAAAAGTAAAAGCAAAGGAAAAATCAGAAGAAGAAGCCGTCAAAGAAAAACCGGTAAGAGAGGTCACTATAACTACACAAGAAATAACTCTTGATATTTTGGCCAAACATCTTGAATTAGAACAAAACGATATTATAAAAGACATGTTTATGAAAGGTATAGTATTAAGACCGGGTCAGAAACTAGATAAAACAATGTCAGAAGAAGTTGCTATGAATTATAATGTTATATTGAATTTTGAAGTCGGAAAAGAAGAAACAGAAGAAGAAAAAGAAATAGAAGGCATCCTTGCCAAAAAGTGGAATGAAATTTATAAAAAAGAGAAAGACAAATTAACTCTACGTCCACCTGTAGTCACTATTATGGGACACGTTGATCATGGAAAAACAACCCTATTAGATAAAATTAGAAATACCCATGTTGCTGATAAAGAAGAAGGGGGTATTACTCAATCCATAGGTGCTTACCAGATAGAGTATAACAGCCAAAAAATTACTTTTATCGATACCCCTGGCCACGAAGCATTTACAGAAATGAGAGCAAGAGGTGCTCAAGTTACTGATATAGTTGTTCTTATTATTGCAGCAGATGATGGAGTTATGCCTCAAACAATAGAAGCATATAATCATGCCAAAAGTGCCAACGTTCCTATAATAGTGGCGATAAATAAAATTGACAAACCTAATGCCAATGTTGAATTAACAAAGCAACAGATGGTATCTAAACTCAATCTTATTCCAGAGGATTGGGGTGGAGATACTATAACCGTTCCTATTTCTGCAAAAACAGGTAAAGGAATCGATGAGTTGTTGGAAATGATAATCTTAGTTGCTGAAATGCAGGAGATAAGATGTATTCCCGAAGGGAAGGCCAGAGCAGTAATAATAGAAAGTCGGGTTGATAAAGCTATGGGTCCTTTGGGAACGGTTATAGTTAAAGATGGAATATTGAAAGTTGGAGATGATTTTATTTCAGGTTACACTTATGGTAGAGTCAGAAGGTTGATAAATGATAAAGGAGAAAGTTTAATCGGAGCTGCTCCTTCTACTCCTGTACAGGTTTTAGGGTTTAATGACGTTCCGAACACACATTCTATTTTATACGTGGTTGATTCAAAAGAAGAGGCCCGAACACTTGCAGAAAAAATAAAAGAAAAAGAAGAAGAAAAAACTAAAGGTCCAGCTAAAAGACACGTGAAGCTTGAAGATATTATGCAAAAAATGGAAGAGGAAGAAAAAAAGAAATTAAATATTTTATTAAAAGCTAGTACTTATGGAGAAATAGAGGCTTTGAGGAATGCCATCCAAAAGTTTGAAAATCCAGAGATAAATATTGAAATTATACATGCTGGGATAGGGCCGGTAAGCACAAGCGATATTATGTTAGCTTCCGCTTCAGATGCGATTGTTCTGGGTTTTAGAGTAAAAGCTGATTCAAAGGCATTAAAGATGGCAGAAGCTGAAGGAATAGAAGTTAGAAGGTATAATATTATATTTGACTTGATTGATGATATCAAGAAAGCTTTAGAAGGTATGTTAGAGCCTATTCAAAAGGAAGAGCTCACGGGAAATGGTGTAATTAAAGAAGAGTTCAAGATAAAAGGTGTAGGAAAAATTGCTGGTGTTCAAGTAAATGAAGGTTACGTTCAAAGGGATGGCGGAGTTAGAATCTATAGGAATGGTGGTTTAGTTGCCGATGTAAAAATTAAGAGTTTGAAACATTATAAGGATGAAGTTAAATCAATCGAAGCACCTAAAGAGTGTGGAATTCAATTTGAGAATTTCGAAGATTTTTCTAAGGGTGATGAATTAGAGTTTTATAAACATGTTTTTGTTAAACGAGAATTGGGTTTGGAACAAAAAACTAAATAA